GAAGGATTGTAGAATAGCTTcgaaatgtttttttctttttctatttctttgtaaaagaaataagaagaagaaaatacagAAATGGGATCGTTTAAGAGTTTCAGACAAGCTTACGGGGCTCTCAAAGATTCAACCACGGTTGGTCTTGCAAAGGTCAATAGTGATTTCAAGGTATACTGTTTTCCAATGCTTgggtttatttcatttttatttctagtttcttaaaaattttagttatgaaATATTGGATTGAAGGATTTAGACATTGCGATTGTAAAAGCTACTAATCACGTTGAATGCCCTCCCAAAGAACGACATGTTCGAAGTACGTTTCCATTCCATTtattaatcaaaacattttaaatttatggtaTTATTATATCATTCTCATCTGCGTATGTGGCAGAAATATTGGCAGCCACAGCTGTTGCCCGACCACGAGCAGATATAGCTTATTGCATTCATGCCTTGGCAAAGAGATTATCTAAGACGCGAAATTGGATTGTaaccatttcttcttcttttttcaaaacaatttcTTATCTTATTATTGGAAGAACtataacttaataattatattgatttaggTTGCTATAAAGGTTTTAATAGTTATTCATAGAACATTAAGGGAAGGCGATCCTACATTTAGAGAAGAGCTTATGAACTACTCACATAGAGGACGTATTCTTCAAATATCAAACTTTAAAGATGATTCAAGCCCTCTTGGTATGCATGCTTATCTAATCTTTCATACAGAAATACTTCAtaatccaataaaaataaaaacaagtgtGGTTGATATGCAGCATGGGATTGCTCAGCATGGGTTAGGACATATGCACTTTTCTTAGAGGAGAGGCTTGAATGCTTTAGAgtattgaaatttgatattgaaaCGGAACGGTTGCCAAAAACATCATCGCCAGCTGGCGCAagcaaggtttttttttttaaaaccttatAGTGGAAGTGAAGTTAGCATGAATGACACcataatttgaaatcatatgGTTTAATCGTTGCAGTCACGTAGCACTAGCAGAACAATACTTTCAGCTAGTGATGAACTAATAGAGCAACTACCTGTATTACAACAACTTCTTTATCGTCTTATAGGTTGTCAGGTATGTACAATTAAATTTCAGTTTTTACAATTCTGATGTCAAAATGAATCTATTTTGAATACCGCAGCCAGAAGGAGCAGCCTATAGCAATTACCTCGTTCAATATGCCTTAGCTTTGGTACGCACTACGTAGTTatccattttcttaattttctatttaaaccTAGTATTTTAGATTACTTATTTGCAATGTTTGATTCAGATACTAAAAGAGAGTTTCAAAATATATTGTGGTATCAACGATGGAATTATCAACCTTGTAGATATGGTATGTCGTCTCTTCTACATTtaaatcaaaaatcatttatGATCATtgaaatttcctttttcttttgtttacaGTTCTTTGATATGTCAAAACATGATGCCGTCAAAGCTCTTAATATATACAAAAGAGCTGGTCAACAGGTGGATTTAATGGTAATTTTATCATCAATGTTcagtaaaattgtaaattaatttcatttttttttatacagGCAGAAAGTCTTGCTGAGTTTTATGAATACTGCAAAGGATTAGATCTTGCTAGGAACTTCCAGTTTCCAACATTAAGACAGGTTCTTTTCctttaagaaatttataatttcaaatcaACAACTTTGTTCATTAATACTTAATTGCTTGGGGCAGCCACCACCATCATTTCTTGCAACTATGgaagaatatataaaagaagCTCCCCAAACAAGTTCCGTCCAAAACAGGCTGGTGAGTGACAACcttgaaatattattatgtattatgatttttattttttatgaattataataaaatttgtgttGTTAAAGGAATATGAGCAGAGAGAGGAGTCACCTCCACCAGCAGATGGAGTCGAAGAAAAACATGTAGAGGAGGAGAATAATAAACCATTGCAAGAaccagcagcagcagcagcagaaGAGACACAAGCAAAGGAGGAAGTGAAGGAACCTCAACCACTTGTGTCACTTGATAGTACAGATGATTTGTTGgtatgttttataaataaatttctcaacaCCACAATACCTTattcatcaaattttattatacaaacTAATCATTGGTCCTTCAGGGTCTAAATGAAATCAACCCAAGAGCTTTGGAATTAGAGGAAAGCAATGCATTGGCTCTTGCAATTGTTCCATCAGGTAGGTTACCAtgttatgttttatttcaataattaatttctaactGCCCCCCCACAAAACAAACAAGTTGATGCTAATCCCTTTTAACCAAGGTAATGAATCAACAACAAATCGTGGGTTAAATGAAATCAGTGGCACGGGATGGGAACTAGCACTTGTTACAGCACCTAGCAATCATACAGCTCCGCCGGTAGAAAGCAAATTGGTTAGTTCCCTCTACTCACAACTTGTATGTTAAATAGACTTTCACCCCTTCTAAGTTTGAAAATTGGACAGGGGGGAGGATTTGACAAGTTATTACTAGATAGTTTGTATGAAGATGATGCTGCTAGAAGGCAGTTGCAACTAAAAAATGCAGGATATGGATATGGATATGGAAGTATGGATGTTCAACAAAACCCTTTCCACCAGTATCAACACAATGACCCATTCATAATGTCCAATGACATTGCACCCCCAACAAATGTACAAATGGCCTTACTTGctcaacaacaacaaatgatgatgatggtgcCTTATCAATACCCTCAACAACAGAACATTCCCCCTTCTAACCCATTTGGAGATCCATTTTTTAGTCTCCCACCAACTTCTACATCCCAACCAGGAAACCATACcctactttaattttttttttaatgtaatttacttgtatatttgttcttttttcttttctttttgaaaaattgtatattttgtaCTTGTAACTCTTTGATGTAGAGAATGTGTAAAGTATTTCTTTGttacaatattaaatttatgttatgttttaaacTTTCAACAATAATTTACAcactttaaaagttttatattaacTCCATCGTTTATTATTATGGAGTAAGGTGAAAGGTAGCAAATCCAAATTTCAGAACTTCTAATAATAGATAAATTCTAGACCTTTTATCAATATTCCATCCTTATTCATGAGCTTTGAAATTTATGTTCACCCTTTTTCATTGAATTTTAAACTCTAAAGCATTAATATTAAGGAAATATTTCATGTATctcacattttttatatatttattttattaatattttattatactaaatACTAGCCCttaatattaatcattttattatattttgagttttgaTGGTGAAACCTATAgacttttgaaaaaattcaaattcaaatataaaggTTAAATGCTTATttggaattttcaaataatatatatttacttaatttatcagtaaaaatataaatatacacatatacaataaaatatttgtctTAATTTGTATGGGACGATAGTTGAAATATTTGGTCAGACACTACAAGTTCAAACTATGTCACCTCTTCCCTTACTTCAATAAagcatatttattttgaatttgtaatatacgaatgaaaagaaaaaggaaaagaagtaGCGGAAGCTTAGTGAACGAGGGTTTGTAATTGGCGTAAAACCTTTCACTTATAGAAAAACAGAGCTCGTAAGATGAAAAGAAAGTCGAGCTAAAGTTGTGAGGGTGTCTAACATCTCATCAATCCTTGTCTGAGAAAAATCCCCAACcgtaaatttttcaaaattaccctttaCTTGAACCAAACTATACCCGGCTTCCTTCTTCAGACCACTACCCTTCAACTTCTTTCTGGCCTTTGCTACACTACCCCATTTCTCATCTGAAGCATACAGGTTTGACAACAGAACGTAAGGTGATGTGCTCACTGCTTCACGTTTCATTAGCTCTTTAGCTATCCTTTCCCCCATCACTACATCTCCGTGCACTCTACATGCAGACAGCAGGCTCCCTAACACCACTGTATCTTCTCCATACGGATATTTCCTCATGTATGCTTCTGCCTCGTTTAATCTCCCCGCCCGTCCCAGCATATCGATCAGACACGAAACATGTTCTATTTCAGGAGCAATCCCATACCTTTCTTGCATAGAATCGAATACAACAAGGCCTTCATCCACCCTACCAGCATGATTGCATGCCATCAGAATCCCTACAAATGTGACGGAATCTGGCTCTAGTCCGACTGCCCTTAGCTGCTCAAAAAGCTCCAGGGCTCTGCTCCCAAGCCCATGGTTTCCGAATGCAGCAATGATGGTATTCCATGACACGAGATTGTGATGGGGCATACCGTTAAATACTTTATATGCATATGCAATGGAACCGCATTTTGCATACATGTTGGTGAGGGAATTACCAACTCCCACGTCTTGGTTCAGCCTTGTTCTTATCAGATGACCATGGATCTGCTTGCCGTAAAGTATTGAAGCAAGCGCAGCAGAGGCAGAAAGGGCACCAGCAAAAGTGAAATCATCTGGTCTCATGTGGTATACATTAAGCATCTCTCCGAAAGCTCTTAAACTTTTTTCATGATCTTCACAGTGAGAACAAGCAGCTATGAAAGTGTTCCAGGAAATGACATCCTTTTCCTGGATTAATTCGAAGACCTTCTCTACCTCTTTCATCAAACTAAAATTTGAGTACATTGTCATTATCACATTACCTATACAGGCGGTGGAGTCCAGCGCAAGTTTGATTGTCTGGCAATGCAATACCATTCCGCTGTGTAAAGCATTTGAGTCGGCACAACTCCGGAGCAATCCAATAAAAGTAAAACGATCTGGCGCAAGGCCTTGTTGACGCATATgtttaaaaacttcaaaacccTTTTCAGGTTGTTGGTTTTCTATGAATCCCGTAATTATAGCATTGTAAGATACAACATTTGGTTGTAAAGCACCAGAATAGACTGACAATGCATCCTTAGAATGACCACATTTCATGTACATTGAGATAAGGGCGTTAGAAACAAATGATACTGATGCGTATCCACCCTTGATTGATTGAGCATGAATTTGCCGTCCTTCACTTAACAGCATGAGATTGGAGCAAGCACTAATGGCACTGGAAAATATGTACTCGTTGGGTGCAAGGCGCATTTGGGAAAACAAATCAAGTGCTAATAAAGGTTCCCCAGCCTGTTCATAACCAGAGACCATGGCGGACCAAGAAACAAGGTttttttcagacatttcatcaAATACCTGACGAGCAAAGTTAATACTGCCACACTTTGCATACATGTTAAGGACATGGTTGGAGACAATGACATTGGCCTGTATACCAGTCTTCAAAACAGCAGCATGAAGAGAAAGACCAGAACGAAATGATTTGGTTTTGGAGCAGTGGTGCAAGAGTGAGCCAATAGTTTCAGGAACCATTTGATGTAGGCATGTAACATGAGGTTCCAAGAAGGAAATGGGAGCTTGTTATGCAATCCAAGTTTTTAAAAGGCAAGTGGATAATAGGTAAGTGTGCCAAAGCATAACAAGAATGGCTCAAGTTTTTTAGCATCTTAAACCAACAAAACCCCATGAAACTCTCATTATCAAGTTTTTATCAAACTTCAAAGTGCCCCAAAATGGTGTGCTTAATTTGCAAGGTAGTTAATGAAGCAGAACCCAAAGTATTTTCCAAGTGAGcggaaagtaaataaatgttagGTCGTGTAACATCCTGggtattttgtattaaaattaagataaatatacTAACAATTAttcaactttaattaaaataataaaagtcattaaattttaaaaaattataactcaagTCATTAATTTTTAcggaaataacaaaatatatatttattacattaaaCTTTGAAAAGTATGCTAacatgaagaaaaagaagaaaaaatggagATGCCACTTTtaattagaggtgatcatgagCCGGGCCAGGcctaaaaaaattttcggcccgggcccggcccgaaatatgggactaaaattttgtccaggcccgacctgagaaaaaattcctaagcccggcccgaccccttttttttagtaaacaccaaaattgtataaaaaaccTGCAAAATATCCATACATTAACcaatcaacatatttaattttataataaaatataaattgtaagctaaattaaattttcaacaattataAAAGAAGTATCCTAAAAAGCAACCGAAGAAACATCATCCTCATCGTCCTCATCGTCCTTTTTGCAAccaatttattatattcgaaaatgtattttaaaaataaaaaataaatatttattatatatatttattatataagtaCTAAATGTCTAACgagaaatggagaaatgagaaatgtattttaaaaataaaaatatatatttattatatattcgggccCGACGGcagggcccgggccaaaaaagttttgcTCGAGGCCCGactcgttttctaaacgggcatcattttttgctcaaacccatatttcaggcctatattttacctgaaccctcccatatttcgggcgggccgtcgggccgggccgcccaacccatgatcacctctactcTTGATTTAAGTTTCCTCtttcgttttcttttctttgttgatttTCTTGATATCCAAACAATGGAGAGTTTAGCCCTCCACTACTCTTTCACCACCGCTACCATCATCACCACTCCTTTCTCACTTAATCTAGGCGTTTTCATCCATTTTCGCTCTAAACCCATATCCGAACCGTCCCTTCCGTACATTTTCCCACCATCTTCTTCATTCCCCGCCTTCCGATCCCCTTTCAATTCTCTCTTGTTTTCCTCTCTTCCCAAATGAAGAAACCCTTTACTTTTTCTTCCCTGTGCCACTTCTCAAAAAGGCAAGGATCCACCACCTCAAACGACACCTTTTCTTCTTCCGCCCCCGCAAGGAGCTAAACTCCTTCCTTTCCTCATCTCAATTTCAATAGGCAGTAACAATAGGGGAAGAAGAATAAGAACAGTGAGAGAGCAAGAATTTGagtgtttgatgcacttcgttatccatgcgctcatgttattgcagcttgtcagaatctccgtctggatccgatgagctatgtggacgaagtgtacaaattagaaaacaagtACAGcgtctggagacacgttttcccactggtcccagatgaacgtaagtggccgtccgtatctcttgctccttttaagctgttaccggatagagaattacgtcgtaaaccaaagggtcgaccttgctcgactagaatacgtaacaatatggatatccgagaaacaacCAGCCAACAGAAGTTGTGCAGATGGTGTAGGgatccaggccatacaagccgatcatgccctaatcggaatagttgaatgtaattgtaaataaattatattttttcaattatttattgataattgtattaattgttagtaacagtcaaaatattttttcaaatctaacattatgtgaatgtaaaaatattaactgataattgtattaattgttagtagaattatcaaataatatcaaaatatttaaaatatttgtacaaattaattaatctcattttattacatcaaataatatcaaaataactcaaaaaaatttctattttattacgtcaaataaacttctattttattacatcaaataatatcaaaattaatcaaaaaaattttctattttattacataaaataatatcaaaatattcaaaatatttgtacaaataaatttaaatacggcaatcaatgtctatgcccgaggggttcagtgccacatggcggccgtcgacggttatgcgctggattcctcctttctctagcttccggcgacggttgttgttcctccggtagggattctggttcttccgGTACGGCATCTGGTTGTcagacttgggacgatgatccaccttcaaagaatagtgtatgtggaggtgtttgcatcacgaaCGGCGaaggtgtttgaaacccatacgttggtggggattggtaaaaaggagagctccccgacaGCCCCTCTTGCGATACCTCGTGCGCcactggcctatacatcggcggtccactcAACATAACAGGAAATGAAACTGAAtcgggcatttggctccaacctgctaTAGGACtcgggttaggatacatataagggctaggaaacgcacctggtgtaacaccccttacccgagaccgtcgccggaatcgagtacgagatgttatccaatttaacttaccgattcggagcataaaaatttgcctttaaaattaaattcactgttcacagcAAAACCGTCTACCTGTAtaactgtcactaatttaattataactcgagttacagaactcaaaatttaaatccgtaaattttccctgaaactagactcatattactacttaccataaaattttcagaatttttgacttggccaattagtacagtttattcattaaagtatcccctgtttcacagctcgacagatctgacctctcggcactaaaaatcaattatctctttgtacagaatacatataaggttatcgttttttttcttttgaaaatagactcactaagaaatctacacatataaattatgacccataattctttctgtacaatttataatgatttttcaaagtcagaataggggacttcaaaaaccattctgaccctatctcactaaaattaaaatatctcaaaatacagaattcctttgcctacaccgtttctttcatataaaaatagacttgataagatttaattccatatataattcactctctaattccatttctactatttatggtgatttttcacattcacgtcactgctgctgtcaaagaaactgcttctttgaattagttaccattttaacatacataacaccaaaacatattctttaatagctacttcaatagctaatattagctatatcatttgaacatgctcaaaatgatcaAGACCccatacatgccatagtttaaacattttgaaaagcacataataccgagatgattatgatagtgtgatacgagctccgacgatccccac
This sequence is a window from Gossypium raimondii isolate GPD5lz chromosome 5, ASM2569854v1, whole genome shotgun sequence. Protein-coding genes within it:
- the LOC105765954 gene encoding putative clathrin assembly protein At5g57200, translating into MGSFKSFRQAYGALKDSTTVGLAKVNSDFKDLDIAIVKATNHVECPPKERHVRKILAATAVARPRADIAYCIHALAKRLSKTRNWIVAIKVLIVIHRTLREGDPTFREELMNYSHRGRILQISNFKDDSSPLAWDCSAWVRTYALFLEERLECFRVLKFDIETERLPKTSSPAGASKSRSTSRTILSASDELIEQLPVLQQLLYRLIGCQPEGAAYSNYLVQYALALILKESFKIYCGINDGIINLVDMFFDMSKHDAVKALNIYKRAGQQAESLAEFYEYCKGLDLARNFQFPTLRQPPPSFLATMEEYIKEAPQTSSVQNRLEYEQREESPPPADGVEEKHVEEENNKPLQEPAAAAAEETQAKEEVKEPQPLVSLDSTDDLLGLNEINPRALELEESNALALAIVPSGNESTTNRGLNEISGTGWELALVTAPSNHTAPPVESKLGGGFDKLLLDSLYEDDAARRQLQLKNAGYGYGYGSMDVQQNPFHQYQHNDPFIMSNDIAPPTNVQMALLAQQQQMMMMVPYQYPQQQNIPPSNPFGDPFFSLPPTSTSQPGNHTLL
- the LOC105771303 gene encoding pentatricopeptide repeat-containing protein At1g11290, chloroplastic → MVPETIGSLLHHCSKTKSFRSGLSLHAAVLKTGIQANVIVSNHVLNMYAKCGSINFARQVFDEMSEKNLVSWSAMVSGYEQAGEPLLALDLFSQMRLAPNEYIFSSAISACSNLMLLSEGRQIHAQSIKGGYASVSFVSNALISMYMKCGHSKDALSVYSGALQPNVVSYNAIITGFIENQQPEKGFEVFKHMRQQGLAPDRFTFIGLLRSCADSNALHSGMVLHCQTIKLALDSTACIGNVIMTMYSNFSLMKEVEKVFELIQEKDVISWNTFIAACSHCEDHEKSLRAFGEMLNVYHMRPDDFTFAGALSASAALASILYGKQIHGHLIRTRLNQDVGVGNSLTNMYAKCGSIAYAYKVFNGMPHHNLVSWNTIIAAFGNHGLGSRALELFEQLRAVGLEPDSVTFVGILMACNHAGRVDEGLVVFDSMQERYGIAPEIEHVSCLIDMLGRAGRLNEAEAYMRKYPYGEDTVVLGSLLSACRVHGDVVMGERIAKELMKREAVSTSPYVLLSNLYASDEKWGSVAKARKKLKGSGLKKEAGYSLVQVKGNFEKFTVGDFSQTRIDEMLDTLTTLARLSFHLTSSVFL